The sequence AGGATTGTTTCCTTGCTGAACTtaaatgcaggcctcattttatttttcacttaatgaaCAGAGgcaaatctccattttttttttttttttttgtggtttgatagttaagcaagcctgcttcgtTCTCTTGGTTTTCTCAAGCCATTATTAACAGTCGTGTCCCCCAATTTCCTCTCTACCTATGGTCCCCTGCTGGGATTTCTACAACTATCTGTATAACTGTCCTACTCCATCTCTTTCAGTGACAGTGTGGGAGAGTCTCTGGGACCTTGGAGTTAGGCTGTCATGTTTGAGTGCATCACCTAGGTGTTCTATACATGGATACTCATTTTACTGTTCtcctttaaattgtatttatatgttttaatccAATCTTTTATGCATGAGTTTCATAATAGAACTGAAAAAGATCAGCGACACTGAAAgatgaaataaacaaatgtgaaaataagaaatggaataggagttcccgtgtagctcagtggaaatgaatctgatttgcatccatgaggacggaggtttgatccctggccacagtgtgttaaggatccggtgttgctgtgagctgcggtggtgtaggtcgcagattcggctcagataccgcattgctgtggctgtggggtaggccggcagatacaactccgatttgaccccctagcctgggaaagtacATATGCCACttgtgcagccttaaaatgacaaaaaaataaaaataaaaaaaaatggaatggaaatgTTGGACCGAGGAAAAGTAACCAATTTAATCTGTGGAGACATGGACACAACGGTCCAAGCATAGGTAGGAGTGGGGACAACCTGCTGTTTTACACTGtcgaaaattaaaacacaaacacaagGGCCGCAAAATTAAAGTACcaaggaaaaatattcttttctaacaGATGCAAAATAAGACTGATCTTTTTCTGTGTCAAATATCTGCCAGGCAGATGCTCCTAAATTCTGGACATGATAGACCTCAAATTTCAGGTCAGAGTTTAATTTAGATGCACCATTGGTGATGAGCAAAACCCAACTCCTACATAAAGGGCAGTAAATCTGCCTGACCTTTGCCCTGGAGGGATACAGGGCGGTATCCAAACCTGCCATGAACTGGATGGAGACACTACCTCCATCTTGTGAGGCAGTTTCACGTAAAAAGGgcctgggaggagttcccattgtggctcagtggtaaaaaatcagactagtatccataaggattctggttcaatccccgaccttcTTCAGgcagataaggatccagcgtagcctcgagctgtggtgtaggtcggaagacacagctcagatcccatgaggGTGTCATGCAGGCCCCCAGTCACAGCttagattccacccctagcctggaaacttccctatgtggtgggtgtggccctaaaaagaccaaaaataaaaaaaaatatcctgggAAACAGTCTGGAGCAGTCAGTTCCTTGCTCTGGGCACATCTGGAAAAGCAGGAGGCCCACAAAGAATGGTCCCCTCCCTCAGAGATGTCTTCCCTCCCACTTAGAACATAGAAAGTGCAGGTAAACGTATAGGTATAGGAAAATGCAGGTGTACACACCTTTATTGAAGGGGTGAAATGACAGTTTTACAGGTGCAATGTGAGAATTCCAGAAACACTTCACAGTTTATCCACTTTCCTCTGAGTTCCCACAACATCTCTATTGCTACTGAAACACCATCACCAACACCatcaacaaaagaggaaaaaattaatggCTTTAAGtcaaatgagaattaaaaaaaaaattgtcggTGCCAGATGTACTGACATCAGTACATATTCTTCCTACTGTCCATAAACttcaggaaggaagcaaggaaggcaAAGTCTCTGATGTCTCTCCGTAACCTCTTACTGCGCAGATGGTAAGAGGCTGAGAAGAGCACCCGATAGAGAAGTAGGGCTTCAGCACCTCGGAAAAGGTATCGCTGAAAGAGTAGATGTGGGACCTGTCCTTGAAACTGTAGAAGGAAATCACTCCCAGTTCATAATCCAGATAGACGCCAATCCCGCCGGGATCCTCCTGCAGCTCCAGAGGGACAGTGCCCGCGGGGCCGCGGGCCTCGTAGGCCCCTTCGCGCCGGCCCACCGTCCAGGAGCCTCTCTGGTCCTCCAAGAGCCAGGCTCTGGGCCTGGGGGCAGAGTCCGTGCAGAGGCCCACGGCCCACGTGGCCCCGCCCACCCGCACCTCCCAGTACCGCCGGCCCCGCCCAAAGCCCCCCAGGCCCAGCACTGCAGGCTCCGCCCCGGAGCTCCCAGCTCGGGGAACCCCCTGCCTCTTCCTCGCCAAGGTCGCGGACTTTCCATCCTCTGACACCAGCAGGTCGGGATGCGCGCTTTCGGGGTCCAGGATCACGTCCTCGGGGAACTTCTGGATGATCTTCTGCAGAGCTGAGTGCTGCGCGGGGAGGCTGCAGCCTTCCCGCCGCAGCTGGAAGGAGTAGACCTCAGGGCACTTGAGGCTCTCGCACCTGCCCAGGACGGGCCCGATGCCTCTCAGCAGCTGGGCCCCTGGCAGCACGCTCCGCTCTGTCACCTCCTGCAGGAGGCCGCGGAGCTCCCAGATGTGGTCTGAGAAGGCCGCGATGTTGGCGCCCAGCTGCTCGTGGATGGTGTGCTCCTCCTGGACCAGCCTGGCCAGGGCGGCCTCCTGCTCGCGGTCCACAGCCCGGTTGAGCTGCGCGAAATCCGAGGCCAGCTCCAGCCGCTGACGCTGCACGTGCTCCCGCAGCTCCAGCACCTTTCTGTCCTGGGCTACCAGCAGACTCTGGGCTTCCGCCACCTGCCTCTTCAAAGGCCCCACGTAACCGCCCAGCCTCTGGCGGTGGTCAGCGGCGGCCTCGGCCAGGGGCCTCAGCACGTGGCTGCGGTGCTTAGGGGTCTGCGCGCACAGGGCACACAGCACCTCCAGGTCATcctcacagaagaggctcaggaCCTGGTCGTGCCGCTCGCACAGGGGACACTGCTggctcctcctgctgctgctgctcctgctgctgtgGAGCAGCCTAGCCACCTCGATCATCCTGCCCAGCTGGGTGTTGCTCCTCACGTGCGGCTCCTGGCACGAGTGGCGGCACACGGGACAAGGGAACGTGTCCTCCAGCTCAGCCCAGGACCGCTGGATGCAGCGGCGGCAGAAGTTGTGCCCGCATTCGATGGTGACAGGGTCGTGCAGGCCGTCCAGGCAGACGGGACACTTGGCTTCTGCCTGGAGGCCAGCCAGGGCTGCGGCCACTGCCATTGGGGCTGCACTGAGCTGGGTTTCTCACGAGGCTGGGCTGCAGGGTCTCTGTCCTGGGCTGAGGGTGCGCACCTTTGGGGTCCTTCCTGTTGGGAAGCTGAGGGGCTCCTGTTGCAGGCAGGGGTCCAGAGGGGCTTCCTTCACGCCTTCAGGCGATCGCAGAGCAGCTGGGTGACTCAGTACCCTCAGTAGCTCCAAGGCTGAAGCCAAGGTCAGCAACTCTCTTGGTCAGTAAGCAGACACAACTCCAAAGTGGTTTTTCCTTCCtgggatgggaaaaaataatccTTCTTGTGAAAAGGCTGCTCTGTGTCTTGTGGGCCTATTCACTGCCACTTCCAGGCATCCCTTGATCCTCACCCGCCCTCCCCTCCAACCACGTGGACCACAGGCTGATGGACCAGGTCTGGGACCGTGTGAATCTGTGGGCTTGGGGACAAGAGCCTGGGTGGGAGGACCCCTCAGTCACCTGCTGTCtggggacggggggtgggggggggtgggggggggagtacATTGACATCCCTGATTCTAAGAGAATCTGATTAAAGGATAAAAACCACAACTTCAGTGATTTCAATCTTGTTGAAAATCTCACGAAGCTAGTACTTTTGAATCtggtactttttatttatttattttattttattattattattattatttttcgtcttttctggggccactcccgtggcacaaggaggttcccaggctaggggtttaattggagctgtagccaccggcctaagcctgagccacagcaacgcacaactcgggatctgagccgcatctgcaacctacaccacagctcacagaaacgccggattcttaacccactgagctaggccagggatcaaactgcaacctcatggttcctagtcagattcgttaaccactgagccacgatgggaactccgaacctggtactttttttttttttttttttggactttttgccatttcttgggccgctcccacggcatatagaggttcccaggctaggggtcaaatctgagctgtagccgctggcctacaccagagccacagcaacgcgggatccaagctgctgtctgcgatctacaccacagctcatggcaacgccggatcattaacccactgagcaaggccagggatcgaaccctcaacctcaagattcctagtcggattcgttaaccactgtgccacgacgggaactccgaacctGGTACTTTTTAAACCAGATATTTCTGACATTGCTGAATTCATAGTACATCAAGATTTACTTGTCACTTAAGCTTCTCAACTACCGGGTCTATCAGCCTGTGTGCCTGCATATGTGGATGGGTTCTATCTGGACTAGAGGAAAAGGACTCCGGGCACCCCCTGCCGAAAACCACTTTTCACATCAAGCACAGAATGAGACTGAGACCAGAATTGCCATGTGAGTTGAAACTGAGaaatacagacatacacacacatacgtcTCCCTGATGATGAGGATTTGTGTGGTCAAGATTCTAGAGAAgacgtggaagttcccattaGTAAAGAGGCTTAGAGGGCAATACTCAGGGCTGAGAACTCAGAGTAGACACCACAGAGTGTATCTTGTAAACACTCAAACTTTCCCACTGGAATCAGAGAAGTGATCCCAAAGATAGAAGTGAGCATCCCCCCTGCctgggggggtggtgggggggcagAGTCAAGAGATTTAATCACCCCATTCCTGATATGTTCAAGACATTCTCTGAACCCAAAGTATTAGGACATAATAACACTTTGGAGGGAACATAGGCAAGGTTCTGGGGATGCTGGGAAAAACTTATTTCTTAATCTGGGAGTCAGTTGTAGGGTTACAGGCTCATGAAGTTTTCTGTGTGCCTGTCCAATAAAAGCAAAACACCActgagtataaaaataaattacagaaaaattgaattataaattCAATCTCTTTGGCTGAGGAAGCAAATTCTGGTGTCTAGGGACAAGGCCCCTCATGGACTGAGCACCCTAATAAAGAACATGTTTTTATGTGAGCCAACCCCCAGTCTGAATTCCGTCTGAGCTGAACCCCTAGGCTGGGCCCATAGCAGGGACTCAGGAAGCCCAGCCTCTTGCCCCCTCCAGGATCCCTGCTTACCTGATTCTGAGGCTCTGACTGAGTTCAATGGTCCAAATTCTCACACTGCTCTCCCACCAGACTGTGTGGTCTTGGGTGGGACCTGGGCACTTATATACCCCAGGAGGGCGGGGCTCTTGGGGTCCCACCCTAAAGCCTGAGGCTCCTCCCCCCAGGGGGAGGGCTGGCACATAGGGTCTAGAgggttttgggggaggggagagacaggCAAGACCCCGCCTAGATTAGATCAGGCAGGGTgggcccctccccccaggtgGTAACAGGATCCCTGCTGCACCTTGGTGATCAGCCCCTGATCCTCTCAATGCCACTTAACCTCATCTTCTCTGATGAGGCCCTGAGACCTGAAAGGCTCCTTGAGGCTGTCCATTtcctccctggggaggggaggtgtggctctggtgtgatTTCCTGAGCACAAGTTGGGGAAGGTGGTGGGAGGTTGAGGAATAGAGGAatatgaaggaaaaggaaagtgacTGATGGGGGAATAGTGATGTTCTGGGGACTATCGGGCTGAGATAATTGATTGAGAGAGAATATTTACTATGACGGTTTCCTGTGCATTACCGGACACCCATCAGACTTGGCTGCCTTACGTTCCTGAGGAGAGGGCAGGTTAgcctccactccccccacccccttttttttggcctccctgcagtatatggacatatggagttccaggccagggatcagatccaagccccagctgtgacttAAATTGCAGATGCAGCAACTCAGCCTCCTTGATctactgtgcagggctgggagcAAACCTGTCCAAGTGCTCCAGAGATTCTGTTGGTCTTCTTGTGCCACAGAAGGAGCTCCTGATTCAATACTTATATATTATAGAAGAATTTAGTTCTACAGATAAATTTGAGGTACCCAGAACCATTCTTATTCCTTaatcagttgggtttttttttttttttttggtctttttagggctccatctagggtatgtggaggttcccaggctaggagtggaatcaaagctgcagctgctggcctacaccacagcaacacaggatctgagcgttgtctgtgacctacactacagctcagtgCATcacaggttccttaacccactgagcagggccagggatcaaactggcactcTGATGATtacagtcaggttcataacccactgatccatgaagggaactcctttgattCCCTTGATCACCTTTTATTAATTCAtcttcctttttcccctttttgattGCTGTCATTTCACTCTTGTATACCTCATATTCAACCAAAAATATGGGCACATTTTACTAAAacctagaaaacaaacagaaactccTTGGTATCATGTAATACTTAATATATAGTCAAAATTCCCAAATAGgcttatatatatcttttttaagttGGTTTATTCACATACAGATATCAAGAATTTTCGTATTTCacatttaggaatttttttcattttcaaatctctctcttttttaaaatcccagcATTGATTGGTTGAAGAGATTAGGTCACTGTCCTGTATAATTTCCCACATGTatgtattgtttcctttagggtgATTAAAGTATGCCTCCTCTACTCCTTATATTTCCATAAAGTAAAAGGCTGCTATAAATGCCTTTTCAATTCAGATTCACTGTTTTGTGGGTAGATAATTCATATGTGATGTAGTGTAGCTCAGAAAACATCAAACAAGTGTCCAAATAACATgcgttttggagttcccgtcatggctcagtggttaacgaatccgactaggaaccatgaggttgcaggttcgatccctggccttgctcagtgggttaatgatccggcgttgccttgagctgtggtgtaggttgcagatcccgctcggatcccgcgttgctgtagctgtggcgtaggccagcagcaacagctccgattcgacccctagcaggggaacctccatatgccgcaggagcggccctagaaaagaccaaaaaaaaaaaaaaaaaaagacaaataacatgcGTTTCTCCCATTCAGTGATTGATCTAGTGGGTTAGGGCAGTGAAGCCTGAGTGCTCTGCGCAAAGTTCCTACCAGAGGGTCTGCCAGCTGAGTAAGGGGATGCTGAAAAAAGTCCTaggcattgaaaaaaataaatgaaatgttattATTATCAAGATATATGATTGTCTTTTAGAAAACTCGGGAAGAATCTAAAGAGAACTTACAAAGCATTAAGGGAATTTTAGCAAGATTATTGTAGAAAATAtcaatacatattttaagaatatcCACATGTGAGCAACAAACAGAAATCTATGGTGTTTAAAGTGAATCTTGAGTTCGAGCGGAGAGGGGACCCCAGAGAGCCCTGAGCAGCCCCACCGCCGCCGCAGGCCTAGTTACCGTCACACTCCTGgaggagccgcagctgccgcaGCCGGCCCGAGTCATCGTCGCCGCAACCCTGTGCAGCGAGGCTGAGGCCCCAGCCGCCTACCGCCCCCGCCCTCAGCGCTGCTGACAAAAAGCCCAGCAGGACCAGCAGCAGCGCAGGGAGTGGCTGCCCCCGGTGGCCTCACATCAGCGGCGCCTGCCGGCGGGGACAAGAAGGTTTTGGGAACAGTAAAATGGTTCAATGTAAGAAACGGATATGGTTTCATCAACAGGAATGAAACCAAGGAAGATGTATTTGTACACCAgactgccataaaaaagaataacgcCAGGAAGTAACTTCGCAGTGTAGGAGATGGCGAGATTGTGGAGTTTGATGTTGTTGAAGGAGAAGAGGGTGCGGAGACAGCAAACTTTACAGGCCCTGGTGGAGTTGGAGTGCAAGGCAGTAAATACGCAGCAGACTATAACCATTATAGATGCTCTCCACTTCGCAGGGGTCCTCCACGCAATTACCAGCAGAATTACCAGAATagggagaatgggaaaaaaaacgtGGGGTCAGAGAGTGCTCCCGAAGGCCAGGCCCAACAGCGTCGGCCCTACCGCGGGCAAAGGTTCCCCCCTTACTACATGCGGAGATACTATGGGCGTGGACCACAGTATTCCAACCCTCCTGTGCAGGGAGGAGTGGTGGAGGGTGCTGACAACCAGGGTGCAGGAGAACAAGGTAGACCAGTGAGACAGAATATGTATCGGGGCTACAGACCACGCTTCCGCAGGGGCCCTGCTCGCCAAAGACAACCCAGAGAGAACAGCAATGAAGACGATAAGGAAAATCAAGGAGATGAGACGCAGGGGCAGCAACCACCTCAACGTCGGTACCGCCGCAACTTCAGTTACCCGCACAGACGCCCAGAAAACCCTAAACCACAAGATGGCAAATAGACAAAGCAGCAGATCCATCAGCTGAGAGAATTCCTCCGCTGGCCAGgctgagcagggcagggctgaGTAAATGCTGGCTTATCATCTCTACCATCATCCAGTTTAGTCATCCAACAAGAAGAAATGAATACCAAATTCCAGcaataagaaatgaacaaaagattGGAGCTGAAGACCTTAAGTGCTTGCTTTTTGCCTGTTGACCAGATAACTAGAACTATCTGCATTATCTATGCAGCACggggtttttattatttttacctaaaGATAGATGAGATAGATGTCTCTTTTTGGGAATGACAAacgtggtttgttttttttttaaaaagcctgggagttcccgtcgtggcacagtggttaacaaatccgactaggaaccatgaggttgagggttcgatccctggacttgctcagtgggttaagtttccggccttgccgtgagctgctgtgtgggtcgcagatgcggctgggatccgcgttgctgtggctctggcgtaggccggcggctacagctccgattggacccctagcctgggaacctccatgtgccgcgggagcggccctagaaaaggcgaaaaggcaaaaagttaaaataaaataaaataaaatgaaaataaataaaaggcctgGTTTTTCTCAATACACCTTTAAAGGTTTTTAAGTTGTTTCATATCTGGTCAAGTTGAGATTTTTAAgaaccttatttttaatttataataaaagtttacaacttgattttttcaaaaaaataagtcAACAAACTGCAAGCACCTGTCAATAAAGGtcttaattgttaaaaaaaaaaaaaagtgaatctttTACCTTTACATCAACAATTTTCATGAAACtaaacataaaatgcaaaaatttgggaaatcctgtgaaatcagattgttatgatcattatacaactacagatgtgataaattcatttgagtaataaaaaaaattgatgaacaAGGTTACAAATTAGCAAAAGAGATTAAAGAAGACCTTTAGAAGTATAAGAGTATATCACCCACCTCTGTGGACTGGATGACCCATATATCCAAATGTTTCACAGTTATCTCCAATTGGGATTATAGCGTCAATGAAATAGCGAAAAAGATCCACAaggacataattttaaaaatctgatatgattttacttattctTTAGGTAAATTCAGGAGTAAACTAGAGAGGAAAATCACTGTCAGAA comes from Phacochoerus africanus isolate WHEZ1 chromosome 10, ROS_Pafr_v1, whole genome shotgun sequence and encodes:
- the LOC125137401 gene encoding tripartite motif-containing protein 75-like gives rise to the protein MAVAAALAGLQAEAKCPVCLDGLHDPVTIECGHNFCRRCIQRSWAELEDTFPCPVCRHSCQEPHVRSNTQLGRMIEVARLLHSSRSSSSRRSQQCPLCERHDQVLSLFCEDDLEVLCALCAQTPKHRSHVLRPLAEAAADHRQRLGGYVGPLKRQVAEAQSLLVAQDRKVLELREHVQRQRLELASDFAQLNRAVDREQEAALARLVQEEHTIHEQLGANIAAFSDHIWELRGLLQEVTERSVLPGAQLLRGIGPVLGRCESLKCPEVYSFQLRREGCSLPAQHSALQKIIQKFPEDVILDPESAHPDLLVSEDGKSATLARKRQGVPRAGSSGAEPAVLGLGGFGRGRRYWEVRVGGATWAVGLCTDSAPRPRAWLLEDQRGSWTVGRREGAYEARGPAGTVPLELQEDPGGIGVYLDYELGVISFYSFKDRSHIYSFSDTFSEVLKPYFSIGCSSQPLTICAVRGYGETSETLPSLLPS